In Chloroflexia bacterium SDU3-3, one DNA window encodes the following:
- a CDS encoding MSMEG_4193 family putative phosphomutase — translation MYALGALAAWWRAGVLPFVSSRLRGIRFLSFLGVLVVKNPRRAESACAAKRKVVSCPRSAAEAKGIPVTLVLLIRHGTNDWVHGRLAGWTPGVHLNDAGRQQAAALATRLTAIPLDAIYASPLERTLETARAIASPRGMPIHILDALGEVKYGEWQGAELKELYKHELWPGVQHYPSGTRFPGGETLGESQARMVAAVDTLRGRHPKGIIAVVSHADMIRLALAHYIGIHTDLFQRLEILPCALSAVAFTPAGPRLLAYNDTGSLEHLRPKPEEPKPEQPAEQAQPAPAPEAAPEAAPER, via the coding sequence ATGTATGCTCTTGGAGCCTTGGCAGCTTGGTGGCGAGCCGGTGTTCTTCCCTTCGTGTCTTCGCGCCTTCGTGGTATTCGTTTCCTTTCGTTCCTTGGGGTCTTGGTGGTGAAGAATCCTCGGCGTGCCGAGAGCGCCTGCGCCGCAAAACGAAAAGTGGTATCATGCCCGCGCAGCGCCGCTGAAGCGAAAGGAATACCTGTGACCCTTGTGTTACTGATCCGCCACGGCACCAACGACTGGGTCCACGGTCGGCTGGCGGGCTGGACGCCCGGCGTGCATCTGAACGACGCGGGCCGCCAGCAGGCCGCAGCACTGGCCACGCGGCTCACCGCCATCCCCCTGGATGCGATCTACGCCAGCCCGCTGGAGCGCACGCTGGAGACAGCGCGGGCCATCGCATCGCCGCGCGGCATGCCCATCCACATCTTGGATGCCCTGGGCGAGGTGAAGTATGGCGAGTGGCAGGGGGCCGAGCTAAAGGAGCTGTACAAGCACGAGCTGTGGCCCGGGGTGCAGCACTACCCCAGCGGCACGCGCTTCCCCGGCGGCGAGACCCTGGGCGAGTCGCAGGCCCGCATGGTGGCGGCGGTGGACACCCTGCGCGGGCGGCACCCCAAGGGCATCATCGCCGTGGTCTCGCACGCCGACATGATCCGGCTGGCGCTGGCCCACTACATCGGCATCCACACCGACCTATTTCAGCGGCTTGAGATCCTGCCGTGCGCCCTGAGCGCGGTAGCCTTCACGCCAGCCGGCCCGCGCCTGCTGGCCTATAACGATACGGGGTCGCTTGAGCACCTGCGGCCAAAGCCCGAGGAGCCAAAGCCCGAGCAGCCCGCCGAGCAGGCGCAGCCCGCACCTGCCCCCGAGGCCGCGCCCGAGGCCGCGCCCGAGCGATAG
- the pnp gene encoding polyribonucleotide nucleotidyltransferase: MTERKVYSVSTEIAGRTLTIETGRLAEQASGAVTVRYGDTVLLATVVGGDAREGVDFFPLTVDYEEKMYAAGKIPGSFFKREGKPTETATLISRLTDRPLRPLFPKGYRNDVQVIINTFSVDMINDPGPLAIIGASAALAISDIPFKGPVGAALVGHIDGAIAINPEMPEMANSRLDLVVAGTKDAVLMVEAGAYELTEDEMLDGVVKGHEICKQICELQEQLVALVQPVKKEFVAPLADNSLEQAVAGYMGARLRESLNNPDKLARQTATDALEADVLAHFTADEPEEEIESRKKAVKKVFDALVKEEVRSAILERGQRVDGRSVTEIRPISIDVGILPRVHGTGLFTRGQTQVLTITTLGAPGEEQRLDDLGIETSKRYIHHYNFPPYSTGEARPLRGPKRRDIGHGALAERSLIAVLPDENEFPYTLRLVSEVLSSNGSSSMASVCGSSLSLMDAGVPIKRPVAGVAMGLITGENGRWQVLTDIQGVEDALGDMDFKVAGTSEGVTGLQMDIKTTGITYDIMRQAFAQARDGRLFILNKMTSVLSAPREELSPYAPRIITLQINPDKIGALIGPGGKTIRSITEATGASIDVEDDGRVFIATADGEAAKRAVSMVEALTREIKVGDVFLGKVVRIMPFGAFVNLVPGKDGMVHVSELDTKRVENVEDVVKMGDEINVMVIGIEQGTGKVSLSRRAILSGESPEDRIAAGAGKGIGPRNGGGDRGPREGGERRGPPRADGDRPRPRRRDER, from the coding sequence ATGACAGAGCGAAAGGTTTACTCGGTCAGCACCGAGATCGCCGGGCGGACACTGACGATCGAGACCGGGCGGCTTGCCGAGCAGGCCAGCGGCGCAGTCACCGTGCGCTACGGCGACACCGTGCTGCTGGCCACCGTGGTGGGCGGCGACGCGCGCGAGGGCGTGGATTTCTTCCCCCTCACCGTCGACTACGAAGAGAAGATGTACGCCGCTGGCAAGATCCCGGGCAGCTTCTTCAAGCGCGAGGGCAAGCCCACCGAGACCGCAACCCTGATCTCGCGGCTCACCGACCGCCCGCTGCGCCCGCTCTTCCCCAAGGGCTACCGCAACGACGTGCAGGTGATCATCAACACCTTCTCGGTGGACATGATCAACGACCCCGGCCCGCTCGCCATCATCGGCGCGTCGGCGGCGCTGGCGATCTCCGACATCCCGTTCAAGGGGCCGGTGGGCGCGGCGCTGGTGGGCCACATCGACGGCGCGATCGCGATCAACCCCGAGATGCCCGAGATGGCCAACAGCCGGCTCGACCTGGTGGTGGCCGGCACCAAAGACGCCGTGCTGATGGTCGAGGCCGGTGCCTACGAGCTGACCGAGGACGAGATGCTCGACGGCGTGGTCAAGGGCCACGAGATCTGCAAGCAGATCTGCGAGCTGCAGGAGCAGCTGGTGGCGCTGGTGCAGCCGGTCAAGAAAGAGTTCGTCGCGCCGCTGGCCGACAACTCGCTTGAGCAGGCCGTGGCCGGCTACATGGGCGCTCGCCTGCGCGAGTCGCTAAACAACCCCGACAAGCTGGCCCGCCAGACCGCCACCGACGCCCTTGAGGCCGATGTGCTCGCCCACTTCACCGCCGATGAGCCGGAGGAAGAGATCGAGAGCCGCAAGAAGGCCGTCAAGAAGGTGTTCGACGCACTGGTGAAGGAGGAGGTCCGCTCGGCCATCCTGGAGCGCGGCCAGCGCGTGGATGGGCGCAGCGTCACCGAGATCCGCCCGATCAGCATCGACGTGGGCATCCTGCCCCGCGTGCACGGCACCGGCCTGTTCACCCGCGGCCAGACCCAGGTGCTCACCATCACCACCCTGGGCGCGCCCGGCGAGGAGCAGCGACTGGATGACCTGGGCATCGAGACCTCGAAGCGCTACATCCACCACTACAACTTCCCGCCCTACTCCACCGGCGAGGCCCGCCCGCTGCGCGGCCCCAAGCGCCGCGACATCGGCCACGGCGCGCTGGCCGAGCGCTCGCTGATCGCGGTGCTGCCCGATGAGAACGAGTTCCCGTACACCCTGCGGCTCGTCTCCGAGGTGCTGTCCTCCAACGGCTCCTCATCCATGGCATCGGTCTGCGGCTCCAGCCTCTCGCTGATGGACGCGGGCGTGCCGATCAAGCGCCCGGTGGCCGGCGTGGCCATGGGCCTGATCACCGGCGAGAATGGCCGCTGGCAGGTGCTGACCGACATCCAGGGCGTCGAGGACGCGCTGGGCGATATGGACTTCAAGGTGGCGGGCACCAGCGAGGGCGTCACCGGCCTGCAGATGGACATCAAGACCACCGGCATCACCTACGATATCATGCGCCAGGCCTTCGCCCAGGCCCGCGATGGCCGCCTGTTCATCCTGAACAAGATGACCAGCGTGCTCAGCGCCCCGCGCGAGGAGCTCTCGCCCTACGCGCCGCGCATCATCACCCTGCAGATCAACCCCGACAAGATCGGCGCGCTGATCGGGCCGGGCGGCAAGACCATCCGCAGCATCACCGAGGCCACCGGCGCTTCGATCGATGTGGAGGACGATGGCCGCGTGTTCATCGCCACCGCCGACGGCGAGGCCGCCAAGCGCGCCGTGTCGATGGTGGAGGCCCTAACCCGCGAGATCAAGGTGGGCGATGTGTTCCTGGGCAAGGTCGTGCGCATCATGCCGTTCGGCGCGTTCGTCAACCTGGTCCCCGGCAAGGACGGCATGGTCCACGTCTCCGAGCTTGACACCAAGCGCGTGGAGAACGTCGAGGATGTCGTGAAGATGGGCGACGAGATCAACGTGATGGTGATCGGCATCGAGCAGGGCACCGGCAAGGTCAGCCTCTCGCGCCGCGCCATCCTCTCCGGCGAGTCGCCGGAGGACCGGATCGCGGCTGGCGCTGGCAAGGGCATCGGCCCGCGCAACGGCGGCGGCGACCGTGGCCCGCGCGAGGGTGGCGAGCGACGCGGCCCGCCCCGCGCCGATGGCGACCGCCCCCGCCCCCGGCGGCGCGACGAGCGCTAG
- the rpsO gene encoding 30S ribosomal protein S15 — MALEKDDKSTIITGYRTHESDTGSPEVQVALLTERINQLIEHLKTHIHDHNSRRGLLKLVGRRRRLLAYVKSKDTDRYRALIERLGLRDSLSQRGR, encoded by the coding sequence ATGGCGCTTGAGAAGGACGACAAGAGCACAATTATCACCGGCTACCGCACCCACGAGAGCGACACTGGCTCGCCGGAGGTGCAGGTTGCGCTGCTCACCGAGCGGATCAACCAGCTGATCGAGCACCTGAAGACCCACATCCACGACCACAACTCGCGGCGTGGTCTGCTGAAGCTCGTCGGCCGCCGCCGCCGCCTGCTGGCCTATGTCAAGAGCAAGGACACAGATCGCTACCGCGCGCTCATCGAGCGGCTCGGTCTGCGCGACTCGCTCTCGCAGCGCGGTCGATAG
- a CDS encoding SCO1664 family protein — translation MSESYEISVSSVLELLAKGEMEIQGMLPYSSNYTLLALVRSEGLQGLGVYKPRRGERPLWDFPDGTLCQREVAAYVLCQALGWQLVPPTVLRDGPFGIGSLQLYIDCDSEAHLLTMQKEGGYEWQIEQLAAFDYLANNADRKSGHCLKGSDGRLWAIDHGICFHSEMKLRTVLWDFAGAPLRPDILADLQSLAQRLAPGDPSYDMLAQLLEPDELRALQRRLNRLVNTGCHPEPGPGRNIPWPPV, via the coding sequence ATGAGCGAATCATACGAGATCTCGGTGAGCAGCGTCCTAGAGCTTCTGGCCAAGGGCGAGATGGAGATCCAGGGCATGCTGCCCTACAGCAGCAACTACACGCTGCTGGCGCTGGTGCGCAGCGAGGGCCTGCAGGGTCTGGGCGTCTACAAGCCACGGCGCGGCGAGCGCCCGCTGTGGGATTTCCCCGACGGCACGCTGTGCCAGCGCGAGGTGGCGGCCTATGTGCTGTGCCAGGCGCTGGGCTGGCAGCTGGTGCCGCCCACGGTGCTGCGCGATGGACCCTTCGGCATCGGCTCGCTGCAGCTCTACATCGACTGCGACAGCGAGGCCCACCTGCTGACCATGCAGAAGGAGGGCGGCTACGAGTGGCAGATCGAGCAGCTGGCCGCCTTCGACTACCTGGCCAACAACGCCGACCGCAAGAGCGGCCACTGCCTGAAGGGCAGCGACGGCAGGCTGTGGGCGATCGACCACGGCATCTGCTTCCACAGCGAGATGAAGCTGCGCACGGTGCTGTGGGATTTCGCGGGCGCGCCGCTGCGGCCCGACATCCTAGCCGACCTGCAGTCGCTGGCCCAGCGCCTGGCCCCCGGCGACCCCAGCTACGACATGCTGGCCCAGCTGCTGGAGCCGGACGAGCTGCGGGCGCTGCAGCGCAGGCTCAACCGGCTGGTGAATACCGGCTGCCACCCCGAGCCGGGGCCGGGCCGCAACATCCCCTGGCCGCCCGTATAG
- a CDS encoding DUF3090 family protein — MEDFTYDLDPVSRITINAVGKPGQRTFYIQARRGPQLVSVVAEKEQVQALAQHIEQFLEELTEKNPLLSASDEFLLISDMSLEEPLEPAFRVAQIGLGYDEARDMVILLLQGLDDEDNAPTARMSATREQMRALSQHTQQVVSKGRKICGNCMRPIDPEGHFCPRMN, encoded by the coding sequence ATGGAAGATTTCACCTACGACCTCGATCCGGTGAGCCGGATCACCATAAACGCCGTCGGAAAGCCAGGCCAGCGCACCTTCTACATCCAGGCGCGGCGCGGGCCACAGCTGGTGTCGGTGGTGGCCGAAAAAGAGCAGGTGCAGGCCCTGGCCCAGCACATCGAGCAGTTCCTTGAGGAGCTGACCGAGAAAAACCCGCTGCTCTCCGCATCCGACGAGTTCCTGCTGATCAGCGACATGAGCCTGGAGGAGCCGCTGGAGCCAGCCTTCCGCGTGGCCCAGATCGGGCTGGGCTACGACGAGGCGCGCGATATGGTCATCCTGCTGCTGCAGGGCCTGGATGATGAGGACAACGCCCCCACCGCGCGCATGAGCGCCACCCGCGAGCAGATGCGGGCCCTGAGCCAGCACACCCAGCAGGTGGTCTCCAAGGGCCGCAAGATCTGCGGCAACTGCATGCGGCCCATCGACCCCGAGGGCCACTTCTGCCCGCGCATGAACTAG
- a CDS encoding flippase-like domain-containing protein gives MLSQLRGKIILAALIGLVVVAALGLFSDIRQVGDSFRHFNWAMLPAILGFTVLNYLLRWLKWDYYLRKMNMGHGVSYADSGLLFTSGMVMAVTPGKVGEVLKSFLLRTINGTPVAQSAPIVLAERLTDGLAMLLLMGLGLTLYPPARPAFVLLLVLSVAGIIVLQFRPLCERLLALLARMPVVGKLAPKIATIYESTHQLLSWQLLLVSTIISVVSWFGECVAMYYVLRGLGIDPSWLLLLVATFVFAASTLFGLVSFLPGGLGVSEASSTGMLVLLIPGLAAGGATTATLIIRFCTLWFGVSLGAVALAMLSRRYRFDEAPPADDPSVTADASL, from the coding sequence GTGTTATCTCAACTTCGTGGAAAGATCATTCTTGCCGCCCTGATCGGCCTAGTCGTCGTGGCGGCGCTTGGGCTATTTAGCGACATACGCCAGGTGGGCGATAGCTTCCGCCACTTCAACTGGGCCATGCTGCCCGCCATCCTGGGCTTCACGGTGCTCAACTACCTGCTGCGCTGGCTCAAGTGGGACTACTACCTGCGCAAGATGAACATGGGCCACGGCGTCAGCTACGCCGACAGCGGCCTGCTGTTCACCAGCGGCATGGTGATGGCGGTGACGCCGGGCAAGGTGGGCGAGGTGCTCAAGTCGTTCCTGCTGCGCACAATCAACGGCACGCCGGTGGCGCAGTCGGCCCCGATCGTGCTGGCCGAGCGCCTGACCGATGGCCTGGCCATGCTGCTGCTGATGGGCCTGGGGCTGACGCTCTACCCACCCGCGCGGCCCGCCTTTGTGCTGCTGCTGGTGCTGAGCGTCGCGGGCATCATCGTGCTGCAGTTCCGCCCGCTGTGCGAGCGCCTGCTGGCGCTGCTGGCCCGCATGCCGGTGGTGGGCAAGCTGGCCCCCAAGATCGCCACGATCTACGAGAGCACCCACCAGCTGCTCTCGTGGCAGCTGCTGCTGGTCTCCACCATCATCAGCGTGGTCTCGTGGTTTGGCGAGTGTGTGGCCATGTACTACGTGCTGCGCGGCCTGGGCATCGACCCCTCCTGGCTGCTGCTGCTGGTCGCCACCTTTGTGTTCGCCGCATCCACGCTGTTCGGGCTGGTCTCGTTCCTGCCCGGCGGCCTGGGCGTGTCCGAGGCGTCGAGCACGGGCATGCTGGTGCTGCTCATCCCTGGGCTGGCGGCGGGCGGGGCCACCACGGCCACGCTGATCATCCGCTTCTGCACGCTGTGGTTTGGCGTCAGCCTGGGCGCTGTCGCCCTGGCCATGCTCAGCCGCCGCTACCGTTTCGATGAGGCCCCGCCCGCCGACGACCCCAGCGTCACGGCGGACGCCTCGCTCTAG
- a CDS encoding NADP oxidoreductase → MDQRLGTPERPVRIAIIGAGPAAFYSAEALLKQKDLSYSIDFFNRFPTPFGLVREGVAPDHQSIKAVTRVYDKIAALPNVRYFGNVTFGLDVTHEDLAPLYDQIIYAVGAQSDRKMGITGEDLAGSFPATQFVGWYNGRPDYVDFDFDLSVERVVVVGNGNVAMDVTRILVADPEELAKTDIADHALAKLRSSKVREVVMLGRRGPAQAAFTNPELKEFGELHGVDVLVDPADLELDPVSAETVASDKTAAKNVDMLRNYAANGEKGSPRRIIMRFLSSPVEIIGKDGKVAAVVVERNQLEADSRGGLRAKGIGSFETIEAGMVLRSVGYKGVPLAGVPFDDSTSTIANVAGRVVREGTGEPVPGEYVVGWIKRGPSGIIGTNKPDAVATVNAMVEDLATLPGIADDQRDPAKIVALLDERKPDYVTWEGWKTLDAYETSRGAEQGRPRVKVTRVDEMLAQINQG, encoded by the coding sequence GTGGATCAGCGTTTGGGAACCCCAGAGCGCCCGGTGCGCATCGCCATTATCGGCGCAGGGCCAGCGGCCTTCTACTCGGCAGAGGCGCTGCTCAAGCAGAAAGACCTCAGCTACAGCATCGACTTCTTCAACCGATTCCCGACCCCGTTCGGGCTCGTGCGCGAGGGCGTCGCCCCCGACCACCAGTCGATCAAGGCCGTGACCCGCGTGTACGATAAGATCGCGGCATTGCCCAACGTGCGCTACTTCGGCAATGTCACCTTTGGCCTCGATGTGACCCACGAGGATCTTGCCCCGCTCTACGACCAGATCATCTACGCGGTGGGCGCGCAGTCCGACCGCAAGATGGGCATCACGGGCGAAGATCTGGCCGGCAGCTTCCCGGCCACCCAGTTTGTGGGCTGGTACAATGGCCGCCCCGACTATGTCGACTTCGACTTCGACCTCTCGGTCGAGCGCGTGGTGGTAGTGGGCAACGGCAACGTGGCCATGGATGTGACCCGCATCCTGGTGGCCGACCCCGAGGAGCTGGCCAAGACCGACATCGCCGACCACGCGCTGGCCAAGCTGCGCAGCAGCAAGGTGCGCGAGGTGGTGATGCTGGGGCGGCGCGGCCCGGCCCAGGCCGCCTTCACCAACCCCGAGCTGAAGGAGTTCGGCGAGCTGCACGGCGTGGACGTGCTGGTCGACCCCGCCGACCTTGAGCTGGACCCGGTGAGCGCCGAGACGGTGGCCAGCGACAAGACGGCGGCCAAAAACGTGGACATGCTGCGCAACTACGCCGCCAATGGCGAGAAAGGCTCGCCGCGCCGCATCATCATGCGCTTCCTCAGCTCGCCGGTGGAGATCATCGGCAAGGATGGCAAGGTCGCGGCGGTGGTGGTCGAGCGCAACCAGCTAGAGGCCGACTCGCGCGGCGGGCTGCGGGCCAAGGGCATCGGCTCGTTCGAGACGATCGAGGCCGGCATGGTGCTGCGCTCGGTGGGCTACAAGGGCGTGCCGCTGGCCGGTGTGCCCTTCGACGATTCGACCAGCACGATCGCCAACGTGGCGGGCCGCGTGGTGCGCGAGGGCACCGGCGAGCCAGTGCCCGGCGAGTACGTGGTGGGCTGGATCAAGCGCGGCCCCTCCGGGATCATCGGCACCAACAAGCCCGATGCCGTGGCCACGGTGAACGCCATGGTCGAGGATCTGGCCACGCTGCCCGGCATCGCCGACGACCAGCGCGACCCGGCCAAGATCGTGGCGCTGCTGGATGAGCGCAAGCCCGACTACGTGACCTGGGAGGGCTGGAAGACGCTGGACGCCTACGAGACCAGCCGGGGTGCCGAGCAGGGCCGCCCGCGCGTGAAGGTGACCCGCGTCGACGAGATGCTGGCCCAGATCAACCAGGGCTAG
- a CDS encoding peptidase C39 family protein has translation MTRHAMRALFRWHAPSQAQGWQVEARAAFRELISPVVAPAQPFDEAIPSWAAATPGESWVDVALRVRQGDTWSGFYQLARWDDRAEGSRRTSFGPQRDAHARVEIDTLAASAPCAAAQARIRLYGQAAIHSFSLALSAPQPPEPSAPPATGVLAVPPRSQLAYADGAGWCSPTSVAMVLGYWHQRTGQAQLAPFQHQSAIPQIAAPRCYDPNYQGTGNWAFNTAFAATAGLDAYAARLHSLAELAPLLRDGVPPILSIAWEDGQLDGATDSSSGGHLIVLTGLDDEGGAHVADPAAPSIAEVHRCYRADQLERVWQGGSQGLVYIIHPHGWVAEPKGVCP, from the coding sequence ATGACGAGACACGCTATGAGAGCACTCTTCCGCTGGCATGCCCCTAGCCAGGCCCAGGGCTGGCAGGTGGAGGCCCGCGCCGCGTTCCGCGAGCTGATCAGCCCGGTGGTCGCGCCGGCGCAGCCCTTTGACGAGGCCATCCCCAGCTGGGCGGCAGCCACCCCCGGCGAGAGCTGGGTGGATGTGGCGCTGCGCGTGCGCCAGGGCGACACCTGGTCGGGCTTCTACCAGCTGGCCCGCTGGGATGACCGCGCCGAGGGCAGCAGGCGCACCAGCTTTGGCCCGCAGCGCGACGCCCACGCCAGGGTCGAGATCGACACGCTGGCGGCATCCGCGCCCTGCGCGGCGGCCCAGGCGCGCATCCGGCTCTACGGGCAGGCCGCGATCCACAGCTTCAGCCTAGCGCTGAGCGCGCCCCAGCCGCCCGAGCCCAGCGCCCCGCCCGCCACGGGCGTGCTGGCCGTGCCGCCGCGCTCGCAGCTGGCCTACGCCGACGGCGCGGGCTGGTGCAGCCCCACCAGCGTGGCCATGGTGCTGGGCTACTGGCACCAGCGCACTGGCCAGGCGCAGCTCGCGCCCTTCCAGCACCAGTCGGCCATCCCGCAGATCGCCGCGCCGCGCTGCTACGACCCCAACTACCAGGGCACCGGCAACTGGGCCTTCAACACCGCCTTCGCGGCCACCGCCGGGCTGGATGCCTACGCCGCCCGGCTGCACAGCCTGGCCGAACTAGCCCCGCTGCTGCGCGACGGCGTGCCGCCCATCCTCAGCATCGCGTGGGAGGATGGCCAGCTGGACGGCGCGACCGACAGCTCAAGCGGCGGACACCTGATCGTACTCACCGGCCTCGATGACGAGGGCGGTGCGCACGTGGCCGACCCAGCAGCCCCCAGCATCGCCGAGGTGCACCGGTGCTACCGCGCCGACCAGCTCGAGCGCGTGTGGCAGGGCGGCTCGCAGGGCCTGGTCTATATTATCCACCCCCACGGCTGGGTTGCCGAGCCGAAAGGAGTATGCCCCTGA
- a CDS encoding DEAD/DEAH box helicase — MSFTQFSLDERLLHTVQVAGYTEPTPIQKAAIPVALTGVDMIGTAQTGTGKTAAFVLPILQKLLRGPRNIHRALIVTPTRELAEQINDTVKALAKGTGLRSATIYGGVSMLPQEQALRSGVEILVACPGRLQDHIDRGTARLGGIEALVLDEADRMFDMGFLPAVRRLLSHLPKARQTMLFSATFPPDVEALASAALSKPQRVSVNLSAPASTVSHAIYPVPSHLKTKMTMAMLEDLVEDAQSILIFTRTKHRANRLMQQIGREGYKVTVLHSNKSQNQRLAALDGFKKGLFQIMVATDIAARGIDVQSITHVINYDIPDTVDAYIHRIGRTGRAEREGDAMTLVTDEDRATVKAIEKVMGRPLERKQLDGFDYNAAAPAPEPVVQPQRPPRQGRPQAQRDSAPRSQQPKRDSAPRSPQAQRDSAPRSQQPKRQGSARGQRSQGGARPSGSRNAS, encoded by the coding sequence TTGAGCTTTACACAGTTTTCGCTAGACGAGCGCCTGCTCCACACCGTGCAGGTCGCTGGATACACCGAGCCGACCCCCATCCAGAAGGCCGCCATCCCGGTGGCGCTCACCGGCGTGGATATGATCGGCACCGCCCAGACCGGCACCGGCAAGACGGCGGCCTTTGTGCTGCCCATCCTGCAGAAGCTGCTGCGCGGCCCCCGCAACATCCACCGCGCCCTGATCGTCACCCCCACCCGCGAGCTGGCCGAGCAGATCAACGATACGGTCAAGGCCCTGGCCAAGGGCACCGGCCTGCGCAGCGCCACCATCTACGGCGGCGTCTCCATGCTCCCGCAGGAGCAGGCCCTGCGCAGCGGGGTCGAGATCCTAGTGGCCTGCCCTGGGCGGCTTCAGGATCACATCGACCGCGGCACCGCGCGCCTGGGCGGGATCGAGGCCCTAGTGCTGGATGAGGCCGACCGCATGTTCGACATGGGCTTCCTGCCCGCCGTGCGCCGCCTGCTCAGCCACCTGCCCAAGGCCCGCCAGACCATGCTGTTCTCGGCCACCTTCCCGCCGGATGTGGAGGCCCTGGCCTCGGCGGCGCTCAGCAAGCCCCAGCGCGTATCGGTGAACCTGAGCGCGCCCGCCAGCACGGTGAGCCACGCTATCTACCCGGTGCCCTCGCACCTGAAGACCAAGATGACCATGGCCATGCTGGAAGATCTGGTCGAGGACGCGCAGTCCATCCTGATCTTCACCCGCACCAAGCACCGCGCCAACCGCCTGATGCAGCAGATCGGGCGCGAGGGCTACAAGGTGACAGTGCTGCACAGCAACAAGAGCCAGAACCAGCGCCTGGCCGCGCTGGATGGCTTCAAGAAGGGCCTGTTCCAGATCATGGTCGCCACCGACATCGCGGCGCGCGGCATCGATGTGCAGAGCATCACCCACGTGATCAACTACGACATCCCCGACACGGTCGACGCCTACATCCACCGCATTGGCCGCACGGGCCGCGCCGAGCGCGAGGGCGACGCCATGACGCTGGTGACGGATGAGGACAGGGCCACCGTCAAGGCGATCGAGAAGGTGATGGGCCGCCCGCTGGAGCGCAAGCAGCTGGACGGGTTCGACTACAACGCCGCCGCGCCCGCGCCAGAGCCAGTGGTGCAGCCCCAGCGCCCGCCGCGCCAGGGCCGCCCGCAGGCCCAGCGCGATAGCGCGCCGCGCAGCCAGCAGCCCAAGCGCGACAGCGCGCCGCGCAGCCCGCAGGCCCAGCGCGACAGCGCGCCGCGCAGCCAGCAGCCCAAACGCCAGGGTAGCGCGCGCGGCCAGCGAAGCCAGGGCGGTGCGCGCCCATCCGGCTCGCGCAACGCCAGCTAG